In Patagioenas fasciata isolate bPatFas1 chromosome 11, bPatFas1.hap1, whole genome shotgun sequence, the following proteins share a genomic window:
- the LOC136106068 gene encoding protein shisa-1-like: MARGALCALVLLLAVPGSMGQVGEFCHGWAGSPQRWHRGFQCPERYDGPEATLCCGTCSLRYCCSSREARLDQGRCPGDHEQPSPRPAAPVPVYLPFLLVGSVFVTFVVGGACVGICCCKCLKSQDEGQQSGLAPGQTWLLEPDLPSRLSSSSSATRNSLSSGPQTSNICVTLAPSLPIIGLANDARFLGPPPTSGQLLHPSHTNHRIPTDHTVIMAPASFLKRTIYGHSANASPLGVTQGDQTLYSRAHV, translated from the exons ATGGCAcggggggctctgtgtgccctggtgctgctgctggctgtgccGGGCAGCATGGGGCAGGTGGGGGAGTTCTGCCACGGCTGGGCGGGCAGCCCGCAGCGCTGGCACCGCGGCTTCCAGTGCCCTGAGCGCTACGATGGCCCGGAGGCCACCCTGTGCTGTGGGACCTGCAGCTTGCGCTACTGCTGCTCGTCCAGAGAGGCCCGGCTGGACCAGGGCCGGTGCCCTGGTGACCATgagcagcccagccccaggcctGCAGCGCCAG TGCCTGTGTACCTGCCGTTCCTTCTTGTTGGGTCTGTATTTGTGACGTTTGTTGTCGGTGGTGCCTGCGTTGGAATTTGCTGCTGCAAGTGCTTAAAATCCCAGGACGAGGGGCAACAAAGTGGACTTGCGCCTGGCCAGACTTGGCTACTAGAACCTGATCTTCCTTCTCGCCTCTCCAGTTCCAGTTCTGCCACCAGAAACTCCCTGAGCAGTGGTCCTCAGACCAGCAATATCTGTGTGACTCTAGCTCCATCTCTTCCTATTATTGGGTTGGCCAACGATGCTCGGTTTTTAGGTCCTCCACCTACCAGCGGGCAACTCTTGCACCCTTCACACACTAACCACAGAATACCAACTGATCATACTGTGATAATGGCTCCAGCATCGTTCCTTAAAAGAACAATTTATGGACACAGTGCCAATGCATCCCCTCTTGGAGTAACACAGGGTGACCAAACGCTGTACTCAAGAGCTCATGTCTGA
- the LOC136106559 gene encoding APC membrane recruitment protein 1-like, whose product METGCAEEPARSGSQSLLCGQREGREQRQEETGDRLPERGDASVVAAEPQQPQPPPGKLKKTAFKLFGGKRSICTLPSFFGGRSKGQGKVASRKGLSKCQTHDGLSGAACDGAQLESPSEGSGDSRPCPLPSSQSAHLPLDTSARVDLGPGDSSPAGSAEGCEKKLNGDKSSSARPKKGLKGFLNSIRRHRKSKVAECEKAEAPEWSGGSEEAGKAPGAGGESRGAVQGRALGPVPFAKANSGGELLGGSAAGCAEAAEPGCVPAADGSAEGDAVAMPGNGDVLVTKSEADAGVCAEFDHGDVLLASHPDSMDNDPPCLHSGDLLSLILGDATSLKSFDSLTGCGDDIAEPDIAESSISVERSRDAAKRSSCLVTYQGGGEEMAVPEEAEEEYLQQMWPCSAAGNRSYGAQVSSSSLEMQASREAQAQPYVGDAMDGVELLTPQSEQQESAPNSDEGYYDSTTPGLEDEAGDGLGEIKKERLPRDSYSGDALYEFDALLSPCQGEESLFEGKFPHPGLFSYFLDLCLPAEKSLIQLMDQKGGLMETEEERLAAIQKELLFWELQREPLVKRLDVPGKEKGPREQRRLECKTRAAGSVGKNQSGLGSEQAASHAPSRAVAGGVAVVRAENPEWRDFPGTLCPENCYNSQKAQGSCLTQLPKNNRGFDFDPDCGLFEGSVAPAKAGMFPGSRLAELECGGGAGATSPQPLVGSEHEPEHAVSFSQALVQFNSSGTLFSSLSESLGSSSSSSSFTQNLPALPTMVTFDVVDVEQEGEGECERHPEMNAGEDIAEDFDDGYGQQESLAECEERMSPGYPLGSLQSCPWGVASLPRHLRLHGLSPSLPAPLSVGRRSRSLDTESLELELADPQVAKGGPGPCGLWWKPEGGKQEAGGARRSRSQEEGELSAPEGGLSWPGWQQLQLDSDAAAGEMEPWGFAPAAAAGESAWEPSERPGTVSLLLSPSRSAAGETAATRPREPELSRHRPRPCTLPLQSDTRPGREAAGSCRSHGEVTAKKLPCLSAQGEPEPELPPSFGFALSPEKRAKCRPVGIAQGMPQHPSGSSDARNSLERCGETLKGRAGPALPAGCWSAALSVTEAE is encoded by the coding sequence CGAGCGGGGCGATGCCTCCGTGGTGGCTGCGGAGCCGCAGCAGCCTCAGCCACCCCCTGGCAAGCTGAAGAAAACGGCTTTCAAACTGTTTGGAGGGAAGAGGAGCATCTGCACGCTGCCCAGTTTCTTTGGAGGCAGAAGCAAAGGCCAGGGGAAAGTCGCCTCGAGAAAGGGCCTCAGCAAATGTCAGACCCACGACGGGCTCAGCGGTGCTGCCTGCGACGGGGCGCAGCTGGAAAGCCCTTCGGAGGGGAGCGGGGACTCGCGTCCCTGCCCTTTGCCGAGCTCCCAGAGCGCTCACCTGCCCCTCGACACCAGCGCCAGGGTTGAtcttggccctggggacagctctCCAGCCGGGAGTGCCGAGGGCTGCGAGAAAAAGCTCAATGGGGACAAGTCCTCCTCTGCCAGACCCAAAAAAGGCCTGAAAGGGTTTTTGAACAGCATCCGGCGTCACCGGAAGAGCAAGGTTGCCGAGTGTGAGAAAGCCGAGGCGCCCGAGTGGAGCGGGGGTTCGGAGGAGGCCGGCAAAGCTCCCGGTGCGGGAGGGGAGAGCCGAGGGGCCGTGCAGGGCCGGGCGCTGGGACCCGTCCCCTTTGCCAAAGCCAACTCGGGGGGTGAGCTCTTGGGGGGCAGCGCTGCTGGCTGTGCCGAGGCTGCCGAGCCCGGCTGCGTCCCGGCTGCTGACGGCAGCGCTGAGGGCGACGCGGTGGCGATGCCGGGGAACGGGGACGTTCTGGTTACGAAATCAGAGGCTGACGCCGGTGTCTGCGCAGAGTTTGACCATGGTGATGTGCTGCTGGCCTCTCACCCAGACTCTATGGACAACGaccctccctgcctgcactccGGGGACCTGCTGAGCCTCATCTTAGGAGACGCCACGTCCCTGAAGAGCTTCGATTCCCTGACGGGCTGTGGAGACGACATCGCCGAGCCCGACATCGCcgagagcagcatctctgtggAGCGCAGCAGAGACGCTGCCaaacgcagctcctgcctggTCACCTACCAGGGCGGGGGGGAGGAGATGGCCGTGCCcgaggaggcggaggaggagtACCTGCAGCAGATGTGGCCCTGCAGCGCAGCGGGGAACAGGAGCTACGGAGCCCAGGTGTCCAGCAGCAGTCTGGAGATGCAGGCCTCGCGCGAGGCGCAGGCCCAGCCCTACGTGGGGGACGCGATGGACGGCGTTGAGCTCCTGACGCCGCAGAGCGAGCAGCAAGAGTCCGCCCCCAACAGCGACGAGGGTTATTACGACTCCACCACGCCGGGGCTGGAGGACGAAGCTGGGGACGGGCTCGGGGAGATCAAGAAGGAGCGTCTGCCCAGAGACAGTTACAGCGGGGATGCCCTTTATGAGTTTGACGCGCTGCTGAGTCCCTGTCAGGGGGAGGAATCCCTGTTTGAGGGCAAATTCCCCCACCCGGGGCTCTTCAGCTACTTCTTGGACTTGTGCCTCcctgctgagaagagcctgatcCAGCTGATGGACCAGAAGGGAGGGCTGATGGAGACGGAGGAAGAGCGGCTGGCGGCCATTCAGAAAGAGCTGCTGTTCTGGGAGCTGCAGCGGGAACCGCTCGTGAAACGGCTGGATGTTCCCGGCAAGGAGAAGGGTCCCCGGGAGCAGCGGCGCCTTGAATGTAAAACTAGAGCTGCCGGCTCGGTTGGCAAGAACCAGAGCGGCCTTGGTAGCGAGCAGGCGGCCTCGCACGCCCCAAGCAGGGCTGTGGCCGGCGGGGTTGCGGTGGTTAGAGCTGAAAATCCCGAGTGGAGGGATTTCCCAGGGACTCTGTGTCCAGAGAACTGTTACAACAGCCAAAAAGCCCAAGGAAGTTGCCTTACTCAGCTCCCAAAGAACAACCGGGGGTTCGATTTTGACCCAGACTGTGGGTTGTTTGAGGGCTCAGTAGCCCCAGCCAAAGCGGGGATGTTCCCCGGCTCCAGACTGGCAGAGCTCGAGTGCGGTGGTGGAGCGGGGGCCACCAGCCCCCAACCTCTGGTGGGCAGCGAGCACGAGCCCGAGCACGCCGTGAGCTTCTCGCAGGCGCTGGTGCAGTTCAACAGCAGCGGGACCCTCTTCTCCAGCCTCTCGGAAAGCCTggggagctccagctccagctcttcCTTCACCCAGAACCTGCCTGCCCTCCCCACCATGGTCACCTTCGACGTGGTGGACGTGGagcaggaaggagaaggggagtGCGAGCGGCATCCCGAGATGAACGCCGGCGAGGACATCGCCGAGGACTTTGACGACGGCTACGGACAGCAAGAGTCGTTGGCCGAATGTGAGGAGAGAATGTCCCCGGGGTACCCCCTGGGCTCCttgcagagctgcccctggggggTCGCCAGCCTGCCCCGGCACCTGCGCCTGCACGGGCTGAGCCCCTCGCTGCCGGCACCGCTCTCCGTGGGCCGGAGGAGCCGCTCGCTGGACACAGAGAGCCTGGAGCTCGAGCTGGCCGACCCGCAGGTTGCCAAGGGCGGCCCTGGGCCGTGCGGGCTCTGGTGGAAGCCGGAGGGTGGCAAACAGGAGGCCGGCGGagccaggaggagcaggagccagGAGGAGGGCGAGCTGTCGGCTCCCGAGGGCGGGCTGAGCTGGCCgggctggcagcagctccagctcgaCAGCGACGCGGCTGCCGGGGAAATGGAGCCCTGGGGTTTCGCTCCGGCCGCTGCCGCGGGGGAAAGCGCCTGGGAGCCATCGGAGCGGCCGGGCACCGTGTCCCTTCTTCTGTCCCCTTCCCGGAGCGCCGCTGGAGAGACTGCGGCCACGCGGCCCCGAGAGCCGGAGCTGAGTCGGCACCGGCCCAGGCCCTGCACTTTGCCCCTGCAGAGTGACACGAGGCCGGGCCGGGAGGCGGCCGGTTCCTGCAGGTCCCACGGAGAAGTCACCGCCAAAAAGCTGCCCTGCCTGTCAGCCCAGGGAGAGCCAGAGCCCGAGCTGCCCCCCAGCTTTGGCTTCGCTTTGTCCCCGGAGAAACGCGCCAAGTGCCGACCTGTGGGCATCGCCCAGGGGATGCCCCAGCACCCCAGCGGCAGCTCCGATGCCAGGAACAGCCTGGAGCGCTGCGGAGAGACCCTGAAAGGCAGAGccggccccgcgctgcccgccGGCTGCTGGAGCGCGGCCCTGAGCGTCACCGAAGCCGAGTAG